The Stieleria sp. JC731 genome has a segment encoding these proteins:
- a CDS encoding lactonase family protein: MRPQRFVIAALMALSTLVCLCPSLQAKTFVYFGTYTLGGSSSEGIYVSEFDESTGSIGEPKLAAAAINPSFVAVSPSGDHLYAASEAWGGDADTIGLISYRIKEDGTLEKLNAVPSGGLGACHVAVSPNGKYVGVANYTGGSSAAFAINSDGSLGERTAFFQHKGSSVNPNRQEGPHAHSINFSANGDQAFVADLGIDKILVLDVDPETGKMRPANPYALKTPAGGGPRHFCLHPVGLYALTNLELTSEVALLKYSTNQGELFLGEVISTLPQGASSQGNTTAECLFHPNGKFAYVSNRGHDSIAVIKLDASVPSISLVDNVSSGGETPRGFGIAPSGDFLVVANQKTGNVISMKIDQDTGLLTSTGSEIKIGSPVNVRFVKR; this comes from the coding sequence ATGCGTCCCCAACGTTTCGTGATCGCCGCGCTGATGGCTTTGTCGACTCTGGTCTGTCTTTGCCCCTCGCTACAGGCCAAAACCTTCGTCTATTTCGGGACTTACACCTTGGGTGGGTCATCAAGCGAAGGAATCTACGTCAGTGAATTCGACGAGAGCACCGGATCGATCGGCGAACCCAAATTGGCCGCTGCCGCAATCAACCCTTCCTTCGTCGCGGTTTCCCCCAGCGGCGACCATCTCTATGCCGCATCGGAAGCGTGGGGCGGAGACGCTGACACGATCGGATTGATCTCCTACAGGATCAAAGAGGATGGCACTCTTGAAAAGTTAAACGCGGTACCATCGGGTGGACTGGGTGCATGTCATGTAGCCGTCTCACCCAACGGTAAATATGTCGGAGTCGCGAACTACACCGGCGGAAGCAGCGCGGCCTTCGCGATCAACTCCGATGGGTCACTCGGTGAGCGAACAGCGTTCTTCCAGCACAAAGGCAGCAGCGTCAACCCAAACCGGCAGGAAGGTCCCCACGCCCACTCGATCAACTTTTCAGCCAATGGCGATCAAGCTTTCGTGGCGGACCTTGGCATCGACAAGATTCTTGTTTTGGACGTTGATCCCGAAACAGGAAAGATGCGACCGGCAAACCCTTATGCACTAAAGACACCCGCTGGTGGTGGCCCGCGCCATTTCTGTCTGCATCCCGTCGGACTTTATGCGTTGACCAATCTGGAACTGACCTCGGAAGTCGCGTTGTTGAAATACTCGACGAATCAAGGCGAACTGTTTCTTGGAGAGGTCATTTCGACATTGCCCCAGGGCGCCTCCAGTCAAGGCAATACGACCGCCGAATGCCTGTTCCACCCCAATGGAAAGTTCGCGTATGTCTCCAATCGTGGGCACGATTCGATCGCGGTCATCAAGTTGGATGCATCGGTCCCATCAATCTCGCTTGTCGACAACGTTTCCTCAGGCGGTGAAACTCCCCGAGGTTTCGGGATCGCCCCTTCAGGAGATTTCCTTGTCGTCGCGAATCAAAAAACCGGCAATGTGATTTCGATGAAAATCGATCAGGACACAGGACTCCTGACTTCGACGGGCAGTGAAATCAAAATCGGCAGTCCCGTTAACGTTCGTTTTGTCAAAAGATAA
- a CDS encoding tributyrin esterase has protein sequence MPHVPKPSGPKPFSSSPLDSETEIKSDTEAVFDSESRDLLSPEGMRFSMLKLTDAELRSRIHSIPVDDRDDKLPRVEIDDADGQHSALMRLDHPSKLRVNGSLGDYAFAHHRQVVVKVFGNVGHGVGEGMASGSVRIRGNAGHAAGTAMTGGTLAIYGSAGDRAGAAMRGGGLFVRGSVGNEVGLGAIGGTIVIGGDAGINLGDPLSDVAVFIRGKAASLAPGVTQTKLRKKQEVQLGLLLISAGIRGDASDFQRIIPIAKLDAERSARGEVVPNWR, from the coding sequence ATGCCGCACGTACCAAAACCATCCGGCCCGAAGCCATTTAGCAGCTCGCCTCTTGACTCCGAAACCGAGATCAAGAGCGACACCGAAGCCGTCTTCGATAGCGAGTCCCGCGACTTGCTATCCCCCGAAGGCATGCGCTTCTCGATGCTGAAACTGACCGATGCGGAACTACGCAGCCGCATCCATTCGATCCCGGTTGATGACCGCGATGATAAACTTCCACGCGTCGAAATCGACGACGCCGACGGGCAACATTCCGCTTTGATGCGGCTCGATCATCCCAGTAAGCTTCGCGTCAATGGCTCGCTAGGTGACTACGCTTTTGCCCATCACCGACAAGTCGTCGTCAAAGTCTTTGGCAATGTTGGCCATGGGGTCGGCGAAGGCATGGCCAGTGGCTCGGTGCGAATCCGAGGCAACGCCGGTCATGCCGCAGGAACCGCGATGACCGGCGGAACGTTGGCCATCTATGGTTCTGCCGGTGACCGAGCCGGCGCGGCAATGCGTGGCGGTGGCTTGTTCGTCCGTGGCAGCGTTGGTAACGAAGTCGGCTTGGGGGCGATCGGTGGAACGATCGTGATCGGTGGCGATGCGGGAATCAATCTCGGCGACCCCTTGAGCGACGTTGCGGTTTTCATTCGTGGCAAAGCCGCCAGCTTGGCTCCCGGTGTCACGCAGACCAAACTGCGCAAGAAACAAGAAGTCCAACTTGGGCTGCTGTTGATCAGCGCGGGCATCCGAGGCGATGCGTCAGATTTTCAGCGAATCATACCGATCGCAAAGCTCGATGCCGAACGATCCGCTCGCGGCGAAGTTGTCCCCAATTGGCGCTAG
- a CDS encoding alpha/beta hydrolase family protein, with the protein MLGKLRLNWVNAIYKATITTSIGCLFGLVGGGGATNAQVVGVQVTDAKTDNESASSQTPAINGDELAAEYFRDQTSQIASGSLRKFESLEQWTQQRGEFKEQLLDMLGLNPFPAKSALNAAVTSTHEADGVVVENVQFQSLPGLYVTGNFYRPAKQQGPLPAVLYVCGHGREVKDGVSLGNKTHYQHHGGWFARNGYVCLTIDTIQLGEIEGVHHGTYRKKMWWWNNRGYTPAGVEAFNCVRALDYLQSRQEVEGDRIGVTGRSGGGAYSWWIAAIDERIKVAVPVAGITNMVNHVVDGCVEGHCDCMYMVNRFRWDFSKVAALVAPRPLLISNTDSDRIFPLDGVVDLHADVRHIYELYDSETHLGLHLTQGPHKDTQELRVGAFRWLNRFLRDDDSLIQDVATPLFKREQLKVFDQLPSDEQVTSIHETFVPKVDEGLDVESVAAVNNVIAGLRSMTFNGWPKDETPLDIQEVTSENAAADCRVLEFSSQHPYRLTAYVICRAKDRDAPTEITVLDQQSYQAYAPALAALFPGQLAGVKPDPEKVQQFVDESCSCNQAFLIPRDVGPTRASEDDRGRTHMRRRYMLLGQTLFGMQIYDVVRGIEALREFEPLRSSSIIIGGEGDAAVLAAYASLMSKGVGYFGSADLPKSNRDAPDLLNVSRVIELVDVQKIVESSHWPRTESTSD; encoded by the coding sequence ATGTTGGGCAAGCTGCGATTGAATTGGGTAAACGCCATCTACAAAGCGACGATAACGACATCCATCGGATGTTTGTTCGGTTTGGTCGGGGGCGGCGGGGCTACCAATGCACAGGTCGTCGGCGTCCAAGTGACTGATGCGAAAACTGACAACGAGTCAGCTTCTAGTCAAACGCCGGCAATCAACGGTGACGAGTTGGCAGCGGAGTATTTTCGGGATCAGACCTCGCAAATCGCAAGCGGCTCACTACGAAAATTCGAATCGCTTGAGCAATGGACCCAGCAACGCGGCGAGTTCAAGGAACAATTGCTGGACATGCTGGGGCTTAACCCATTTCCTGCTAAATCTGCTCTGAACGCGGCCGTCACTTCGACCCACGAAGCGGACGGTGTCGTTGTCGAAAATGTGCAGTTTCAATCGTTGCCGGGTTTGTACGTTACTGGCAACTTCTATCGTCCCGCAAAACAGCAAGGACCCTTGCCAGCCGTTTTGTACGTTTGTGGTCACGGCCGTGAAGTCAAAGACGGCGTCAGTCTTGGTAATAAGACTCACTACCAGCACCATGGCGGATGGTTCGCACGGAACGGATACGTTTGTTTGACTATCGATACGATTCAGCTTGGCGAAATCGAGGGCGTGCACCATGGCACCTACCGTAAAAAGATGTGGTGGTGGAACAATCGAGGCTACACCCCGGCGGGTGTCGAAGCGTTCAACTGTGTCCGTGCGCTGGACTACCTACAGTCGCGTCAGGAAGTCGAGGGGGATCGCATCGGGGTTACCGGGCGCAGCGGAGGCGGCGCCTATTCATGGTGGATCGCGGCAATTGACGAACGTATCAAAGTTGCCGTCCCCGTCGCAGGGATCACGAATATGGTCAACCACGTCGTTGATGGATGTGTCGAAGGTCATTGCGATTGCATGTACATGGTGAATCGGTTCCGATGGGACTTTTCGAAAGTTGCCGCCCTTGTAGCGCCACGCCCGTTATTGATCAGCAATACCGACAGTGATCGAATCTTTCCGCTTGACGGTGTCGTGGACTTGCACGCTGATGTTCGCCACATCTATGAACTGTATGATTCGGAAACCCATTTGGGGCTTCATCTGACGCAGGGGCCGCACAAGGATACGCAGGAGCTAAGAGTCGGAGCGTTTCGCTGGTTGAATCGGTTTTTGCGTGATGACGATTCATTGATCCAAGACGTCGCGACGCCCTTGTTCAAGCGTGAACAACTGAAAGTATTTGATCAATTGCCAAGTGACGAACAGGTCACGTCCATCCACGAAACCTTTGTTCCGAAGGTGGACGAAGGTCTGGATGTGGAATCTGTTGCGGCTGTCAATAACGTCATCGCTGGTCTGCGGTCGATGACGTTCAACGGTTGGCCCAAAGATGAAACGCCGCTGGATATTCAGGAGGTCACGTCGGAGAATGCGGCTGCCGATTGTCGAGTGCTTGAGTTCTCGTCGCAGCATCCTTATCGCTTGACCGCGTACGTCATTTGTCGTGCTAAGGATCGAGATGCACCGACCGAGATCACGGTGCTCGATCAACAGAGCTACCAAGCGTACGCACCGGCTCTTGCTGCCTTGTTTCCTGGTCAGTTGGCCGGTGTGAAACCGGATCCAGAGAAGGTGCAGCAATTCGTTGATGAATCATGCTCGTGCAATCAAGCGTTTTTGATCCCGCGAGACGTTGGCCCAACGCGAGCCTCCGAAGACGATCGTGGTCGGACCCATATGCGCCGCAGGTACATGCTGCTTGGCCAAACGCTATTTGGGATGCAGATCTATGATGTTGTTCGGGGCATTGAAGCTCTTCGCGAATTCGAGCCACTGCGTTCAAGTTCGATCATTATCGGCGGCGAAGGTGATGCCGCAGTGCTGGCAGCCTATGCCTCATTGATGTCGAAAGGTGTCGGGTATTTTGGGAGTGCGGATCTTCCGAAAAGCAATCGTGACGCACCCGATCTATTGAATGTCAGTCGTGTGATTGAATTGGTGGATGTGCAGAAGATTGTCGAGTCGTCTCATTGGCCGCGGACGGAGTCGACGAGCGATTGA
- a CDS encoding purine-nucleoside phosphorylase — MLDLFDKIEDAAKAISAVFPETPKVAIILGTGLGNLVEQIDVKASIDYDEIPHFLKSTATSHRGRLVCGYLAGVPIVAMEGRFHMYEGYPLKLITLPVRVFKRLGAELLIVSNACGGLNPYYNSGDIMVIDDQINLMGDNPLIGINDDRLGPRFPDMSAPYDPTWIDRTIAIGRRADIHLHRGVFVAVAGPNLETRAEYRFLRTIGADVVGMSTVPETIVAAHCGLKTLGLSVITDMCLPDSLQEANVEEIIATANEAAPRLQRIVSDVVAEVGQVRIA, encoded by the coding sequence ATGTTAGACCTGTTTGACAAAATCGAAGATGCGGCGAAAGCCATTTCCGCTGTATTCCCGGAAACACCGAAGGTTGCGATCATCCTGGGAACCGGGCTGGGAAACTTGGTCGAACAGATCGACGTCAAAGCATCGATCGACTACGACGAAATCCCACACTTTCTGAAATCGACCGCGACTAGCCATCGCGGACGATTGGTTTGTGGATACCTCGCTGGCGTTCCGATCGTTGCGATGGAAGGACGCTTCCATATGTACGAAGGCTATCCGCTGAAATTGATCACACTGCCCGTCCGCGTTTTCAAACGCCTCGGTGCGGAACTTCTGATCGTCAGCAACGCCTGTGGTGGATTGAACCCCTACTACAACTCAGGCGACATCATGGTGATCGATGACCAGATCAACCTGATGGGCGATAATCCGCTGATCGGTATCAACGACGACCGACTCGGACCGCGGTTCCCTGATATGTCGGCTCCCTACGACCCCACCTGGATCGACCGCACAATCGCTATCGGTCGTCGCGCCGATATCCATCTCCACCGCGGCGTCTTCGTCGCGGTCGCAGGCCCGAACTTAGAAACACGTGCCGAGTATCGGTTCCTACGAACCATCGGGGCGGACGTTGTTGGGATGAGCACCGTGCCAGAAACGATCGTCGCTGCGCATTGTGGCCTGAAGACTCTGGGGCTTAGCGTGATCACCGACATGTGCCTCCCCGATTCACTTCAAGAAGCCAACGTCGAAGAGATCATTGCGACGGCGAACGAGGCCGCACCTCGCCTGCAACGAATTGTGAGCGATGTGGTTGCCGAAGTCGGACAAGTTCGGATCGCATGA
- a CDS encoding purine-nucleoside phosphorylase gives MTDLSFGDAGKRGDQVNMNQSTDRSDDANRAADFVRSRCQAETFSAGNSAGNDFTGIVLGSGLGSLADKIESPTAIPFSDIPGFGHSTASGHRGQLIIGTLQGGPIIAMAGRLHRYEGWTNPQVAFPIEVMAQLGIKRLIASNAAGGVNPKLRVGDLLVITDHINWLHHRGEFFPPDRKDNANGQSLRRCQSVYSPELAIIALAAARAHGFSATQGTYLATLGPTYETRAEYRMMRRIGADVVGMSTVPEVLVAANAGIEVLALSIVSNVADPDRAIVADHSEVLQAGDAAAVKLEHIVRRVIHAARTKTIRPEAI, from the coding sequence ATGACCGACCTATCTTTTGGCGATGCCGGCAAACGAGGTGATCAAGTAAACATGAATCAGTCGACCGATCGATCGGATGACGCCAACCGCGCCGCGGACTTCGTTCGTAGCCGTTGCCAGGCGGAAACGTTCAGTGCCGGAAACAGTGCCGGAAACGACTTCACCGGAATCGTTCTTGGCAGCGGACTCGGTTCGCTTGCCGACAAGATCGAAAGCCCAACGGCGATCCCTTTTTCGGACATCCCCGGTTTTGGCCATTCGACCGCAAGCGGCCATCGTGGGCAGCTGATTATCGGAACGCTTCAAGGCGGCCCCATCATCGCCATGGCGGGACGACTTCATCGCTACGAAGGATGGACCAATCCGCAAGTGGCGTTTCCGATCGAAGTCATGGCACAGCTTGGCATCAAGCGGTTGATCGCCAGCAACGCTGCCGGTGGCGTCAATCCAAAGTTGCGGGTAGGTGATTTGCTCGTGATCACCGATCACATCAATTGGCTGCACCATCGCGGTGAATTCTTTCCGCCCGATCGCAAAGACAATGCTAATGGCCAATCGCTGCGTCGTTGCCAAAGCGTCTACAGCCCCGAACTTGCCATAATTGCCCTCGCGGCCGCGCGGGCACACGGCTTTTCGGCGACCCAAGGGACCTACCTAGCAACCCTGGGGCCGACCTACGAAACCCGTGCTGAGTATCGCATGATGCGACGCATTGGCGCTGATGTGGTCGGGATGAGTACGGTTCCGGAAGTATTGGTTGCGGCAAATGCCGGGATTGAGGTGCTTGCGCTATCTATTGTCAGCAATGTAGCGGACCCGGATCGCGCGATTGTGGCCGATCACAGCGAAGTATTGCAGGCAGGAGACGCTGCAGCAGTTAAACTGGAACATATCGTTCGACGAGTGATCCATGCCGCACGTACCAAAACCATCCGGCCCGAAGCCATTTAG
- the hrpB gene encoding ATP-dependent helicase HrpB, whose product MDSPSLPIAHCLDRITGELSSGRAVILRAPPGAGKTTGVPPAILKTDVGDLGQVLMLQPRRLAARAAAVRLSSLIDERPGQTYGYHVRFDRQVSKTTKFVSMTSGILLRQLASDPLLENVGCVIIDEFHERSVEVDLILGMLQRIRTTLRPELRLLVMSATLDTAPIESLIDDSVVVQSEGRAFDVAIKYDQSLQPVRPTANELADRVANVLPQAIQERSGDILVFLPGVGEIVRTQDRIDSIARKAAIDVLPLYGDLPPDRQDAVLAPSDRRKIVLATNVAETSITIPGVQCVIDTGLARQTEFDTGVGLSKLIIKPISQASADQRAGRAGRTAPGTCFRLWPKQLDRSRPAHNTPEILRTDLSTALLHLAGWGEKETFDFPWVTPPNEAAVELAQQQLRLLDAIDDHGRLTTVGEQLLSLPLHPRLGRLMISAVQWNCVEEAALAAAILSERDPFQRTGNRMSKQTSVESDLFDRLVRLTRFLQGGRDDDIHRGASQTIARVARQILQQTPSAEATSETSELEIEERLSRALLTAYPDRLARRRSAGSNKGLMVGKRGVQLDAASSVRTSEFFLCLNVDGKGSEAKVRLASAVDPAWFPSHWAIQKTEKFFHPTMKSVVARDRHYILDLLINENPCSTKADADSAQLLFSQANSRLNDVLPNEKALQSYLARWRFLDEYASQDSLPLRSSDALETVLRQLCQSCLSFKELQNSAWLDHLRGLLTYEQQQWIDRNAPESIEVPSGNRIRLTYEPGKPPVLAVRIQEIFGWQSAPKLAGGSINVQLHLLGPNHRPQQITDDLESFWKTTYIEVKKELKRRYPKHHWPDEPATSQATPNGLKPRSK is encoded by the coding sequence ATGGATTCGCCGTCGCTTCCCATTGCACACTGTCTCGACCGTATTACCGGTGAACTATCTAGCGGTCGAGCAGTCATTCTTCGTGCTCCACCTGGGGCTGGAAAAACGACTGGCGTTCCCCCCGCGATTTTGAAGACCGACGTTGGCGATCTCGGGCAGGTTCTGATGCTGCAACCGAGACGATTGGCGGCTCGTGCGGCAGCAGTGCGACTTAGCTCACTGATCGACGAACGCCCTGGTCAGACTTACGGATACCATGTCCGCTTTGACCGCCAAGTTTCCAAAACGACGAAATTCGTTTCGATGACGTCGGGCATCCTGCTTCGACAGCTTGCCTCGGATCCGCTCCTTGAAAACGTTGGCTGTGTGATCATTGATGAATTTCACGAGCGTTCCGTCGAAGTCGACTTGATCCTCGGTATGTTGCAGCGAATTCGAACGACGCTGCGTCCCGAACTTCGATTGTTGGTGATGAGTGCGACGTTGGACACCGCGCCAATTGAATCATTGATTGACGACTCAGTGGTCGTCCAAAGCGAAGGCAGGGCATTCGATGTCGCAATCAAATACGATCAGTCTCTTCAGCCTGTTCGTCCCACTGCGAATGAACTTGCCGATCGTGTCGCCAACGTTTTGCCCCAGGCCATCCAAGAACGCTCAGGCGATATCTTGGTGTTCCTTCCCGGCGTTGGCGAAATCGTTCGCACCCAAGATCGGATCGACTCAATCGCTCGCAAAGCGGCCATCGACGTTCTGCCGCTCTATGGTGACTTGCCTCCCGATCGGCAGGATGCGGTGCTCGCACCATCGGATCGACGCAAAATTGTGCTCGCGACCAATGTGGCAGAAACGTCGATCACGATTCCCGGTGTGCAATGTGTTATCGATACCGGACTGGCCCGACAGACGGAATTCGACACCGGCGTTGGGCTGTCCAAGCTAATAATCAAACCGATCTCGCAAGCTTCTGCCGATCAACGTGCGGGCCGAGCCGGTCGAACGGCACCAGGAACATGCTTTCGTCTGTGGCCTAAACAACTTGATCGAAGCCGACCTGCGCACAACACGCCGGAGATACTTCGCACGGATCTGTCGACGGCGCTCTTACACTTGGCAGGCTGGGGTGAAAAAGAGACATTCGATTTTCCTTGGGTAACGCCACCCAACGAAGCTGCTGTCGAACTTGCGCAACAGCAACTGCGTTTGCTTGACGCGATCGACGATCATGGCCGCCTAACAACCGTCGGTGAACAACTACTCTCTTTGCCGCTTCATCCCAGACTTGGACGGTTGATGATTTCGGCAGTCCAATGGAACTGTGTTGAGGAAGCGGCGCTCGCCGCCGCGATCCTATCCGAACGAGATCCGTTTCAAAGAACCGGCAATCGGATGTCAAAGCAGACCAGTGTTGAAAGCGATCTCTTCGACCGACTCGTTCGGCTGACACGATTCCTCCAAGGCGGCCGCGACGATGACATTCATCGAGGAGCCAGCCAAACGATCGCGCGGGTTGCTCGGCAAATCCTCCAGCAGACGCCCAGCGCCGAAGCGACTAGTGAAACCAGCGAACTGGAGATCGAAGAACGCCTCTCCCGTGCCCTCCTGACCGCCTATCCAGACCGCTTGGCACGTCGCCGATCAGCCGGATCCAACAAAGGCCTCATGGTAGGAAAACGCGGCGTTCAACTGGATGCGGCTTCATCAGTCCGAACGAGCGAGTTCTTTCTGTGTTTGAACGTTGATGGAAAAGGCAGCGAGGCAAAAGTGAGGTTGGCTTCTGCCGTGGATCCAGCCTGGTTTCCGTCACACTGGGCGATTCAAAAGACTGAAAAATTCTTTCACCCCACAATGAAATCGGTCGTCGCAAGAGATCGCCACTACATCCTCGATTTATTGATCAACGAAAATCCGTGTAGCACCAAAGCCGATGCGGATTCCGCGCAGCTCCTGTTCAGCCAAGCCAACTCGCGGCTCAACGATGTGCTTCCAAATGAAAAGGCGCTGCAGAGCTATCTGGCTCGGTGGCGTTTCCTTGACGAATATGCTTCGCAGGATTCACTTCCGCTGCGATCGAGTGACGCTTTGGAGACCGTATTGAGGCAGCTTTGCCAGAGCTGCTTGTCCTTCAAAGAGCTACAAAACTCGGCATGGCTGGATCACTTGCGCGGATTATTGACCTACGAACAACAACAGTGGATTGATCGAAACGCCCCCGAATCGATCGAAGTCCCCAGCGGGAATCGCATTCGCTTGACCTACGAACCTGGCAAGCCACCTGTACTTGCGGTGCGTATCCAAGAAATCTTTGGTTGGCAGTCCGCTCCAAAATTGGCAGGAGGATCGATCAATGTGCAACTACATTTGCTCGGCCCCAACCATCGACCACAACAGATTACCGATGACTTGGAAAGCTTTTGGAAGACGACCTACATCGAAGTCAAAAAGGAATTGAAACGCCGCTATCCGAAACATCATTGGCCAGATGAACCTGCAACATCGCAAGCGACACCCAATGGACTGAAGCCAAGATCAAAGTAA
- a CDS encoding alpha/beta hydrolase-fold protein gives MRTISAIFAIACLSCVNVYAQRVQSPQVNDDGTVTFRTHLPKAETVKVEINRVADELSSVELQKNEDGLWVGTSKTFQPGIYEYKMIVDGSAQLDIRNRWAKKWYTLENLFEVPGDPAIVTQIQSVPHGVLHHHIYDSPITENQRNVVVYTPPSYHANPDRQYPVLFLLHGFGDDQTAWTEVGRANVIADNLIAEGKANEMLIVMPHGHPVPLPYGNVARQYSEQNNEKMVRDLDEVLLPWVEENYRVIRSPGGRAIAGLSMGGGHTIRTALGTNDFSYAGAFSSAAPNVDSLEEIATDLAGFKKQMKLFWIACGDKDFLLERNHQFIKTLQAENVDHQYVESEGAHNWDVWRDDYLPKFLPMLFQEIPSSN, from the coding sequence ATGAGAACCATCTCAGCCATCTTCGCCATTGCATGTTTGTCTTGCGTCAATGTTTATGCGCAGCGAGTGCAATCGCCTCAAGTCAACGACGACGGCACCGTGACTTTCCGAACACATCTGCCGAAGGCAGAAACCGTCAAGGTCGAAATCAATCGAGTCGCTGACGAACTGTCATCGGTCGAACTTCAAAAGAACGAAGATGGACTCTGGGTAGGTACATCGAAAACGTTCCAGCCGGGCATCTACGAATACAAAATGATCGTCGACGGTTCGGCCCAATTGGACATCCGAAATCGCTGGGCCAAAAAGTGGTATACCCTGGAAAACCTTTTCGAGGTTCCCGGTGATCCAGCAATCGTGACGCAAATTCAGTCCGTCCCACACGGCGTATTGCACCACCACATCTACGATTCTCCGATTACAGAAAATCAACGAAACGTCGTTGTTTATACGCCACCGAGCTACCACGCGAATCCGGATCGCCAGTACCCCGTACTATTTTTGCTGCATGGATTCGGTGATGACCAAACCGCTTGGACAGAAGTCGGACGTGCGAACGTCATCGCAGACAATTTGATCGCAGAGGGCAAAGCAAATGAAATGCTGATCGTGATGCCACATGGTCACCCAGTTCCACTGCCCTATGGCAATGTCGCTCGCCAATACAGTGAACAGAATAACGAAAAGATGGTGCGTGATCTCGACGAAGTCCTGCTGCCTTGGGTCGAAGAAAACTACCGTGTCATCCGGTCGCCTGGCGGGCGAGCGATCGCCGGTTTATCGATGGGTGGCGGACACACCATTCGCACCGCCTTGGGCACCAACGACTTTTCATACGCGGGAGCGTTCAGTTCGGCTGCCCCGAACGTCGATTCGCTGGAGGAAATCGCGACCGATCTAGCCGGTTTCAAAAAGCAAATGAAACTGTTTTGGATCGCATGCGGTGACAAAGATTTCTTGCTTGAACGAAACCACCAGTTCATCAAGACGCTGCAGGCGGAGAACGTCGATCACCAGTACGTCGAAAGCGAGGGTGCTCACAATTGGGATGTTTGGCGCGATGACTATCTCCCCAAATTCCTCCCGATGCTTTTTCAAGAGATCCCTTCGTCCAACTAG